tgtttttgtttctaaCAAAACAGTTAGACCATTTAACCTGTTAATGTGTTACTTGATTACTGGGATGGTAGAATTAATAGAAGAAGATGattctcatgatcagtatttgtAGAGCAAATCTTGTGATAATGTCGGTACCATGATGTTTTATGTTTTATTAGTTAAGATGATATGTATTTTGTAAGGCTTTTTTTAAATATAGCCCACGCTTTTATTATTGACAACCCATAATAAGTATATTTGACTTCTCCGGTTATTATCCATAGCCCATGAAATTAAgcttgtccagattgaacgccaAATGCAACTCGTTCATCATTAGCACTCTTCCGTGATTCTACCATTTTTCCGTGATTAGCACTCTTCTTCAGTTTAAAAGAAGTTTCAATATGTTTTCGGCTTATTTATTCTCTGTATAAATGAATACAAGCAAACCCACAAAACAAATTTCATTAAATTTTATCATTAACGACTTGATAATCAGGGATTAGTGTTATATCAACTATTTTGCTGTTGGTTTTCACCACTACTTCGTGATTCCTTTTTCACACAACATAGATGATTAACAAGCGCATTCATCgataaatattaaaagaaaactcTCATTAGTAACTCCATTTCCGCCGACCCAttaaaatcttcaaaaaaaaaaaaaaaaaaaaaaaaaaaaaaaaaaaaaagatcacagTGAAAAATCTTGATGGAGAATTATGAATGGCTAAAACCTGTTAAACTTTTCGACGATCAAAAAAGGCTAGACTACAAATCCATGAATATCATAATTGAGGAAAAGTCTATAAAGCTTTGACATTCTATTTCATAACTAAGACATGGTAATTTTTCACGAATAATgggagaattagggtttataattaATTCTCATAATATAACTAAAAATTCATGTAGCTAGATTAATTAAATTATTTTAGTTTGCTAATTATAAATAAATCATGTTTCTATAATTTGATATCAATCAAAAtatatgttgatgatgataatgatcatggaagaataataattataataagaGGAGTTAGATCTGCCTTCCAATTTCATGGGCTCTCGATAATAACCGGAaaagtcaatttattttattggtcaatttgattgactaaatcaCATGGATTATCGGTAATAAAAGTGTGGGCTACGTCTAAGAAAAGCCTCCTGTAATGActctttttccttgatgtttTATGTTTTATTAGTTAAGATGATATGTAATGATTCTTCTAACTTTTCCGATTATGAATCTGCGCCTACTATCATGATATGAGGCCAGCCTCTTTtccggaaaaaaaataaaaataaaaaactaactcAATACatacttagagcaactgcagtggtgcgatcaaaaccaaagatcaaagatcaaaaaaaagaccaaaatttgggtttagtccgtgttgtgacgcaacggtacatgattaaaatttcatcaggcggactttaaaagtccgccccatttttttttttgtaaaatttcatcaggcggactttaaaagtctgccccattttttgtaaatttcatcaggcggactttaaaagtccgccccattctttgtaactttcatcaggcggactttaaaagtccgtctcattcttttttttttattatttaattaaaatttcatcgggcgtaatttaaatctccgcccgttaacaagcgtactttaaatttacgcccgactatattagaatttgggatttggtcgcgaccatatttggtctggaatttgatctttggttgggatttgatctttactccgtcccactgtgttacgatctcatcccaaatttttggttatactcgcccactatGGATGCTCTTAGTGTACCACTTTAAAATCAACTTTATAATGGAGATGTGTGAATTTTGCACACTTAGTTGTCGGCgccttgacaaattttaaatTCATTACAGTAAAGAGCTGTTACACCGTGAAAGTCAAGGAAGAAGTTTGGTAAGTTGCAGATATCAGGCTACCCTGTAAAAACTACTATGCCCGGTACCCTCCCCGTTAATTGTGCCATCAAGGGCGATATGAAATTAACTGGCCACAGCAATAAACATTACCGAACTTCTTTTACTTTACAACAACTGAGAACAAAGAAAGGCAGTTCTGCCAGAACCTAATTAACTGTTTGTTACATGCTCTCTCCCTCAGATGTGGTCTCTAATAAACCTGTCTAGTTCTAGACATAAAAAACGAAGTTCTGGACATAAAAAACGAAAATGACTTTCAAGAACAAAATTGCATTTATTTGCCATTGTGTAAGAATAACAACTCTGGCTATTGAGAATACAAACACAGTGACTCGGGAACTAACTATCAAGAGTTGACTAAAATACTACCATTGAACAGAAAGTAGTAAGTGTAGCGAGCCAGACCTGTACAACAAACAAATGAAGTAATTAGTTGATTGTGCAGCTTCATTTGCGACTAGATTTCCACTTTTTGACCGGAAATAAAGTAACTTTGGTGCCAGCTTCCGTTGGTCGTAATCTGGAAATGGCAGCAGCTCGGTTCTGGTTAGTGTTCTCCTTCTCCTCTACAAATGGTTTCACCTCAAAGGAACCTCTCGTAAACCCTCTGGCAACCTGATGTTGGAATTCAAATCATTAGTATTATAGTTTCCATGGTTTTGTGATGTCTGTAGAATTCTAGTCGCAATTAATTCTAATTATAACTTACCTTTAAAAGAAGCCATACTTTCAGAGAACTACTCAACAGTGCAAGTCTTGTTCTTTTTCCTGATGTTAAGTAGTTGCACATGTAACGATCCACCATCAGAACAAATCTCGGCCAAGACTTCGGGTTTTCTAGGTTTCCCTTCACATTTGATGATGCCTATGACAAATAATACATTCAGTTATTATGATTCAAGAAAAAACAATAACTATGATTCAAGAGAGAAAGGTAGCAGAAGCTAAAGCTAAATGTCTCTTCTTATTCTGGGAACTTTTAGAACAGTagtggaaaagaagaaaaataacagAGTCCCATACAAGCATTCACCAAGTGACTATAATGAGAGAGAAAATCCTGATGCATTCACAAATTTTAAGATTAAGAACAGAGTACTTACGAGTAGCCGACAAATTTCATGTTCAATCTTTGAAAAGGAAGTCTCCAATGCCTCAACCCGCCCAGTACCATGGCAGCAAATGCATGGCTCACTAATCATAAACGTTACACTAGGGCGAACCTGTCCAGCATTttaaaaacatataaaaataGAGGGATAGAATGCAAGGGTGGACAAAAAATAACATCGCCTGCTTCTACCACATACCCTAGTTAACACGCATATATGATTACAAACACGTAGGAAAGTAAGCATGAGTAGTGTACAGATACATTCACAAGAAAGATTCTGACTCAAGCTTTAATGACGAAATATGACCAAGAAACAGTGTACCCTCTTTCTCGTTATTTCCATCAGTCCATGCCTAGACAACTCTGAGACTTTCACAATTGACCGGTCCCTATCAACagctttttttatttcttcatagACCATCCTCTTATTTGCTGGAAACATAAGAAAAACAAATTAACAATCGACAACAAACTTACACGGTAAACATTGACCAGTTGATACACGCTGTAGCTTAATATTCTTGATAACTTTTTTTCTCAAAATACTACCAGAAAACTGGAATAGGTATAGAAATTACATCAGTGGACGGGAGGAAAAGACTTTAGAAAGTATGAGTTAGTCATTTTGAGACCATAGGTATAAATATAATTCATCAAACTGGGCTTTAAGAAACGGAGCACCAAGGCAAGAAAAATATGTACTAGCTCTCCTGGGCTGCCAGTAACCAGATACACAGGATCCTGTACCGACGAATTAGTGGTAAGGACGAATTAGTGATTCAGTCCACCCTCAGGTAAAATTTTAAGTATTTACCAACTTAAATCTGTCAACAAAATGCACATAACAAACAAAAGGAAACTCAGTAGACGTGCCCATTACTTACAATCATCAACCATATCAATGAAATCCACCACGATAATGCCACCTATATCCCTGAGGCGCAGCTCCCTTGCTATCTGAACAGTAGTTGTTTTGTCAGTGAATTTCATTATCGGGAATTTCCAATATACTACATGAGCATATACAAGATTTCCAAAATGGCCATTACTTTCTCTGCAGATATCTGATAATATAGCACAAAGTTCACATTGACATATTAGTTCAAACTGCTATGGTGAAGAGGGTTTCACTTCTACGTACTTGCTTTGCGGCTGCAAGGTTGACATCAAGAATAGCTCTTTCTTGTGAACTCTCTTGACCAAGCATTCCGTGTCCTCCATTCACATCGATGGAGACTAAAGCCTCTGTTTGTTCAATTACTAAAGAGCCTCCAGTAACGAGCGGGACTCTGCAACACAGAAACAACCAGCATAGGAAGCAACATAAGTCATTGAACAGGAAAAGGGACGATAACCTCAATCATAGATCTTTGCACAATtaagaattttatatacattactTTCAGTCAAGAGTTGATGTTGCTGCAACCTACGAAATCCTCAGAGAAATATGTATAGTTTTAATCTTTTTGTCTTTCTGTTTCTACCAGATATCACGGTTTGAGTTCATCTTTTACTAATATTAATCAAGGTAGATAACCAAAGTCCAAAAGTCATTAGGATCAtgatcaattcatttttattccTTACTTCCTTCTCAGTAACTTTTATATGCTCACCTTTTACTAAGCATGTTATCAATCTCTTCTTCAATGCCATATTCATCAAAGATCGGAATTCTTTTGTTGTATAACTCAACTCGATCACAAAGATCGGGTGCAATATCCTGAAGGTAGCTGGTAACCTGACAGATGATGTACCAAACTAACGTCAAAGATATCGAGATGAGATGATAAAATTTAGGACTTCAGAAGTAGTTACCTAAACAGGCTAATGTAAGAAAAATAACATCACAGCGATACCTCATGGTATGTCCTAGGAGAATCAACCACCATGTTGTCAACCTGAACATAAATTGCAGGATAAGCATAGGAAATGAAGCCATAAGGAAAGGCGAAACAATGCAAAGTAGCAAAGATGTGTTACAGGATATAAATTTGGATGTGTTCACCTTCTCATTAAAATAGTCCTGCGCAACAGAAAGAGTTTGGCCCATTGCTCTATGCAAAATTACAGGAACTGCCCCTTCAACACCTTCATCTGCAGCAAGAGCTGCAGATTTTGCATGCTCCATTATATCTTTCCAGGTTGATAGCAAGCCTTCTAAGTCCTTCTGCAATTCCTCCAACGAATGACCAGCAGCAACGGTTCTTACTGTAAGACCAAAACCTGGAGGTTGTAAAGTCTTTGCAATGACTCTTAATCGTGTACGCTCAACTCCTGAAACTTTCTTTGAGACACCAATTCTTTCACACCGAGTAATCAATATCTGCAAGAAAATTTATGGTAATGAAGAGATAAGGGAACTCAAATCAGGACACCATGGCTACATTTGTAACTGAATACGAGAAACCACTACAAGATATAATATCCCTTACCCAGAATCTGCTCCTTAAATTTGGATAAGCAGTAAGAGCTGGACCCTTTGTTCCTAACCCTTCTTTTACAACTTGCACAATCACTTTAGTTCCTTTACGAACACGGTTCCATTTGTCCACAGTATGGTGTGCACCTCCAGAATCTTTTATATCATGGAGCGTATGCTCTGAATGCTGAGAAGCATGGGAGCCTCTGAGTACAGGAAGAACTCCGTTAATATTTTCGCTTTCGCCTTCTGGACCGGGACCATTTCCATCGAAGTCGTCCTCAAAATCAGCATCACCATCAGCATCATCATAATCAACTATACTACCATTGACATTGGCATCAAATTCATCGTCAGCTTCAtgttcctcaaaatcttcatgaCTAAATTGATCTGGATCATCCTTAAACTCTATACCTTCTATATCATCAGTGACTTCAACACCATGTGAGCTACTACTGAAGATATCTGAATGCTGCTTATGCTTGTGGATTACAGCACCATTAACTTCTTTTTCCTTACCTTTACGGCGAAATGGAGGAAATATGAACGGTTCCCTATTCTGTTTGATATCCATAAGAGATGGTCTAGAAATTCCAATATTTACAAATGCGCCACCCATATGGGGAACAAGTCTTGTGACTACGCCAAGATACACACTATCGCAATGAACATTATTCTTAACAGGTTCCAGCAATAACTCAACCAACTTTCCTTCTTCCATGACAGCTATTCTTTGCATGGTACATATGGACGAGTTAATCAGTATAACAGTGGAAACAGAATCCTCAAAACTAGTTAATTTACTCGCATCCTCGGGAATTTCTGTACCCTGGTAACTCTTATTAGGAAGCTCCCGCTGCTTTAAAACTTCTTCATTGGACTGTCTTTTAGAAGAAGAGTCTATCTCATCTTTAAAGCTAAGTGCAGACTGGAGAAGCCAGGGTTCCTCAACAGGCTGATCTCTTTCAAACAAAGATCCTCCGGAAGCTATAATGTTATTACTAAGAATATTTAAATCATTCCTCCCGAGAGAGTAAGGCTCGTCCTCAACAAATTCAATAGGTGATAATGATGAGTCTCTAACTATTTTCTGACTCCTTAAATTCCGATGCTTACCTGTCAAAACACTGCAATCATTTAAGTAACCACAGAGAAGACCAAGTTTAATAATAATCACACTACCTTTTCAAAATTGTTACCTTCATTTGGACTAGGTATAACTTGATCTGCAGTAAGATTCGTCTCTTCTATCCATGATCCCCATGAAAGAACTTGAATCTTTCCAATTTGAACTTCCATCCACAAGTCCCGCACCACAACTTTCCTGTTATGCTGCTTGCTTGGTAGAGGTATGGAAACAGAAAATTCAGGTCCTGGTCTCCAAGTTACATCAGAGGAAGGCCATTTATCTCCTCTTATGAAATAATTATATTTGAAATTAGCCCCACATGGTACCTGGCAATGAGTGAACATTTAAAGAACATGTAAATATGACTTCACATAAAGAGTATTCTGCAAgcatagcatgtgtaactagattAGACTTATGAGCTGACTAACGCATTCCAACTGTTTCCATGTAAGAAGGGACACAATATTATTTTGTGTATGTCCCAAGGACACTGTAAACAGTTGAGAGCTCATAATTTCATGCACCATACAAACCATGTTAACTTTTTTGTATCTCGTAACCAACTCAGCCAGTACACACTACACTATCACTTAATGATTACAATCAAAGCCAATTACCTTCACTTCTGTCTTCCACAAGTTGGGGCGCTCGGAAGACGGTAACATCCGAATAGCCATCACAGGTTCCCAGCAGCCTAAAGTAATAGGATCCCCAGTGACGTACAAAATCTGGCCATCTGCTAAATCAGCTTCTACAGTCCAAAGCACCTCGCAAAACTCTTGCGAGGATATATCTGTAACGCGCAAGAAAATCACTCTTTTAAATCTGTCAAATCTAAAGTAAACCAAATTCTTCAAATTTCAAGAGCTTCTAGCAGGTATTGAAAGCCTTGAGGAGACAAGTATTAATTCAAGTGTTTCTGTAACTATCACCAATTTCCAGGTAATGATGTTAACTAGCATGTATCACAGGTTTCATTTCATTggattgaattaaaaaaaaaaaaaacttttgcaaACAATGGATAAGAAAAAGCTCCTAGGAAACAACATTGCCAACTCTTCTAAACATACTGAGCAACCATCTCTTATGCGGTTCCGAATGTCTAACACAGTATTTTAAGAAATTAAGTAATTCAATGTCAAAATTTTGTTACCTTTCCTTGCAGATACTGTTGGAGATGATTtcagaagaaaattatgaacaccAAGTTGAACATTGATCTTAAATGCACTCCGTAATGGTACCGGTTGAAATATATACCTATCGCAACCCAAACAAATACCAAGTACAATTCGCTTCAGTGAAAGAAATACCCAAACATAAATTTCGAATGGAATTCAAAATTCAGCCAATAAGAATTCTTGAACAAATTCTACTACTTACGGTAACAGGGCCCTTTCATAGGCGAGTAAAGAAGAACGAAATCCCCTGCTTGAGCCCAGCAGGAAAGACCTAGCTCGAGCTTCGCAGACCTCCATTACCAACACTATAGAAACTTTAAAATACAGAAGAAGCCATTAGATCTGGGGTTTTTAAGCGTTCCAGGGTTAAGAAAGTGTAAATTAATAAGATAATTAAAGATTGTTCGGTCATTTGAGGAAGAAGAGAGTGTGCGGAAGACTGAACCAGACTGTGAGAGGAACTGGATAATAGATAGCGAGAGAGCGGGGAAAGAAAGGGAAGAAGATAGATATAACCAGTTCCGTATTGACTCGCGATCTGGTCGTGTAAAAGCGATCTAGGTAGATGCCCTTAGCATTCTACCCTGACGTGCCAGACCAGACGGGCCTGAAAACCATGTCTGCCCAGGTCCATTCCGGCGGTCACACGCGCACTGTCAAA
This is a stretch of genomic DNA from Papaver somniferum cultivar HN1 chromosome 1, ASM357369v1, whole genome shotgun sequence. It encodes these proteins:
- the LOC113301853 gene encoding ribonuclease E/G-like protein, chloroplastic: MEVCEARARSFLLGSSRGFRSSLLAYERALLPYIFQPVPLRSAFKINVQLGVHNFLLKSSPTVSARKDISSQEFCEVLWTVEADLADGQILYVTGDPITLGCWEPVMAIRMLPSSERPNLWKTEVKVPCGANFKYNYFIRGDKWPSSDVTWRPGPEFSVSIPLPSKQHNRKVVVRDLWMEVQIGKIQVLSWGSWIEETNLTADQVIPSPNEGKHRNLRSQKIVRDSSLSPIEFVEDEPYSLGRNDLNILSNNIIASGGSLFERDQPVEEPWLLQSALSFKDEIDSSSKRQSNEEVLKQRELPNKSYQGTEIPEDASKLTSFEDSVSTVILINSSICTMQRIAVMEEGKLVELLLEPVKNNVHCDSVYLGVVTRLVPHMGGAFVNIGISRPSLMDIKQNREPFIFPPFRRKGKEKEVNGAVIHKHKQHSDIFSSSSHGVEVTDDIEGIEFKDDPDQFSHEDFEEHEADDEFDANVNGSIVDYDDADGDADFEDDFDGNGPGPEGESENINGVLPVLRGSHASQHSEHTLHDIKDSGGAHHTVDKWNRVRKGTKVIVQVVKEGLGTKGPALTAYPNLRSRFWILITRCERIGVSKKVSGVERTRLRVIAKTLQPPGFGLTVRTVAAGHSLEELQKDLEGLLSTWKDIMEHAKSAALAADEGVEGAVPVILHRAMGQTLSVAQDYFNEKVDNMVVDSPRTYHEVTSYLQDIAPDLCDRVELYNKRIPIFDEYGIEEEIDNMLSKRVPLVTGGSLVIEQTEALVSIDVNGGHGMLGQESSQERAILDVNLAAAKQIARELRLRDIGGIIVVDFIDMVDDSNKRMVYEEIKKAVDRDRSIVKVSELSRHGLMEITRKRVRPSVTFMISEPCICCHGTGRVEALETSFSKIEHEICRLLASSNVKGNLENPKSWPRFVLMVDRYMCNYLTSGKRTRLALLSSSLKVWLLLKVARGFTRGSFEVKPFVEEKENTNQNRAAAISRLRPTEAGTKVTLFPVKKWKSSRK